The region CCGTCGGCAGTACGGGCGCGGTGCCGGACGCGGTGCCCGGGGCGGCTGAATTCGCTTATCCGCTCAGCGAATTCGAGCAGGCGACGCGGCTGCGCGAGCGACTGGCGGACCTGGCGGCGCCGGCCCCGATCGTCGTGGTCGGCGCCGGGCTGACCGGGATCGAGGCCGCATCGGAGTTCGCCGGCGCCGGCCGTCACGTGACGCTGGTGAGCAGGGTGATCGGTCCATCGCTGAGCCGGGCCGGCCGTCGGTCGGTGCTCAGGCAACTGGCCAAAGTCGGGGTGACCCTGGTCGACGGCGATGCCGCGACGGTGACCGCGGTCGGCCCCGACCACGTCGTGCTGGCCGACGGTCGCCGCCTGCTGAGCGCCGTGACGGTGTGGACGGCGGGCTTCGGCGTGCCCGGACTCGCCGCCGCGAGCGGTCTGACGACCGACGACATGGGCCGGCTCGTGACCGACGAGACCTTCACGAGCGTCGACGACGACCGCATCGCGGCGGCAGGCGATTCCGCCTCGCCGTCGCGGGTGCCGTACCGGATGAGCTGCCAGGCGAGCCTGCCGATGGGTGCGCTCGCGGCCGACACGGTGCTGGCCCGCATGGCCGGCGAGACGGCCGCGGCGGTGTCGGTGCCGATGTCCGCGCAGTGCATCAGCATCGGCCGGCGCGGTGGGACGCTGCAGTTCCAGCGCAGGGACGACAGCCCGACGGGCATCCACATCGGCGGCCGCGCCGGTGCGCTGATCAAGGAGCAGGTCTGCCGCTTCACGCTCAAATGGCTGAGCGGCGAAGCGGCCGAGCCGGGGTCCTACAAGTCCCTGAAGGGTCCTGACCGCTCAGCGCTGGCGGCGACGCCCTCGGCGGTGCCGGTCCGATGATCGGGTCGCCGGGTGACGTGGGGGTACCTTCCGCTCGCGGGGGACACGCCGAGCGGTTCACCCACCTGCGGCCGCTGCTGTTCACGATCGCCTACGAGATCCTGGGCAGCACAACCGAATCCGATGACGTGCTGCAGGACAGCTATCTGCGCTGGGCCGAGGTGGACCTCACCACGGTGGCCGACACGAAGGCCTACCTCGCCCAGCTCGTCACCCGGCAGTCGCTCAACGCGCTTCGCGCGCAGTCGCGGCGGCGCGAGGAGTACGTGGGTCCCTGGCTGCCGGAACCGCTGCTCACCGAGCCTGATCCCGCCGCCGACGTGGTGCTGGCCGAGTCGGTGTCGATGGCCATGCTGGTGGTGCTCGAGACGCTGAGTCCGGACGAGCGCGCGGTGTTCGTGCTGCGCGAGGTGTTCGGGTTCGGGCACGACGAGATCGCCGCGACGATCGGCAAGTCACCGGCTGCGGTGCGTCAGATGGCGCACCGCGCAAGGGAACACGTGCAGTCGCGGCGCAAGCGGTTCGAGCCCGTCGACCCCGCGGTGTCCACGGAGATCACGTTGAGGTTCTTCACCGCGGCCGCAACCGGCGACCTCGACGGTCTGATGGAGATGCTGGCGCCCGACGTGGTGTGGACCGCCGACAGCGACGGTCGGGTCAGCGCGGCGCGCAGGCCCGTCGCGGGTGCCGAGAAGGTCGCGCGACTGGTCCTCGGCCTGGTGCGGCTCGGGGGCGAGGGGGGCAGGGTCGAGCCGGCGATCTACAACAGCGCGCCCGCGCTCGTGCTCTACCTCGGGGACAACCTCGAGGGAGTGATCACCGTCGAGGTACTCGACGGCAAGATCACCAACTTCTACGCGATGCGGAATCCGGAGAAGCTGGCGACCGTCACCGTGCCCCGGCGGATCGGCCGGTAGCCCGTCATCTGACAGGCTGACCGGGTGCGTATCGACCGACTCGGCCGCCTGGGCGACGCCCCGGCGGTGTTGCGCGCGCTCGCCGCGGCGACATCGCGGCTCGGCCTGGCGCCGCCCTCGGCGCTGATCGGTGAGTGGTTCGGCTCGCGCGCCGTCATCGCACCGTCGGTGCCGATCCGTCCCGTCGACCCGCGGCAGGCGTTCGACGCCCCGGTCGGCGACCGCTCAGGCGCCGTCGGCGGCGGCTGGTTCGGCTACCTCTCCTACCCCGACAGGGCCGCCGATGGACGGGGCCCGCGGATCCCCGAAGCTGCCGGCGGCTGGTCGGACACTGTGCTGCGGTGCGATCGCGACGACACCTGGTGGCACGAAAGTCTCTGCGGCGCTCCGGTTTCCGACTGGGTCATCGAGGCGCTGCAGAGGTCGCCGGATCCGTGGGAAGCATCCGTGCGCTGGGGGCAGGCCGACCGGGCCGCGCACCGGCGCGGTGTGCGCGCATGCCTGGATGCGATCGCCGCCGGCGAGGTGTATCAGGCCTGCGTGTGCACGCAGTTCACCGGGACGCTGCACGGACACCCTTGCGACTACTTCGCCGGGGCCGTGGCGCGCACCGCGCCCGCCCGGGCCGCCTACGTCGCGGGCGACTGGGGTGCGGTGGCGTCGCTGTCGCCCGAACTGTTCCTCCGGCGCTGCGGCGAATCCGTGACGTCGAGCCCCATCAAGGGCACGCTGCCGGCCCACGCGGATCCGGCCGGCCTGCGGACGTCGGTCAAAGACGTCGCCGAGAACATCATGATCGTCGACCTGGTCCGTAACGACCTCGGACGGGTCGCGCGCACGGGGTCGGTGACGGTGCCGGAGCTGCTGGCGATCCGTCCGGCGCCCGGCGTCTGGCATCTGGTGTCGACGGTGGCAGCGGCGGTGCCGGTCGAGGTGCCGATGGCGACGGTGCTCGATGCGACGTTCCCGCCGGCTTCCGTGACCGGCACACCGAAAGGCAGGGCCCGCGCCCTGCTGACGGAGTGGGAGCCGGTTCGCCGTGGGATCTACTGCGGCACAGTGGGTTTGGCCTCGCCGGTAGCGGGTGTGGAGCTGAATGTCGCGATCCGCACGGTGGAGTTCTGCAGCGACGGGACCGCGGTGCTGGGGGTCGGAGGCGGCATCACCGCGGACTCCGACCCGGAGCGCGAGTGGGAGGAGTGCCTGCACAAGGCCGCGCCCATCATCGGGTACCGGCCTCAGTCGCGGGCGCGCAGCACCGCGTCGTAGAGCTCCCGGCGCGACGGCGCACCGGGATTGGCGGCGACCACCCGCGCGCACGCGTCCTTGACCCGCATGCCTGACTCGACCAGGCGGTTCACCTCGACCACGAGCAGGTCGGGATCGGCGGTGGGCGTCGCACCCGCGAGCACCACGGTGATCTCGCCCAGCACGCCGTCGGCCGCCCATTCCGCGAGCTCGCCGAGAGTGCCCCGCACGATCTCCTCGTGGGTCTTGGTCAGCTCGCGGCAGACCACCGCACGGCGCTCGGACCCCAGCACGTCGACCGCGTCACGCAGACAGTCCGCCAGGCGACGCGGCGACTCGAAGAACACACAGGTGCGCAGTTCGCCGGCGAGGCTCTGCAGCCACGCCGCGCGCGCCGCGTGCTTGCGCGGCGCGAACCCCTCGAAGCAGAAGCGCTCCGACGGCAGGCCCGCGACCGCCAGCGCCGTGGTCACCGCCGACGGTCCGGGCAGGCACTGCACGGTCAACCCGCCCTCGACGCACGCGGTCACCAATCGGTAGCCGGGGTCGCTGATGAGCGGCATGCCGGCGTCGCTGACCAACAGCACCGTCGCGCCGCCGCGGATGTCGTCGAGCAGGGCGGGAACGCGCGAGGCCTCGTTCTGGTCGTAGAGGCTCACGATCTTTCCGGTCGGGCGTATCTCCAGAGCGTTGGCGAGCGTGCGGACCCTGCGGGTGTCCTCTGCGGCGATCACCTCGGCCTCGGCCAGCGCGCGTTTGAGCCGAGTCGACGCGTCCGACGGCTGGCCCAAGGGCGTGGCGCCGATGAGCAGTCGTCCGGCGGTCATGCGTGACAGCCTACGATCGCTTGCGTGAGCGCCCCGCCCGACGAACTCGTTGTCGAGCATCGAGCGGTTCCCGTGATCAGCCCGGCGCCGCTGGTGCCCGTCGCCGACTTCGGCCCCCTCGACCGGTTGCAGGGCTGGGCGATGACGGCCGTCATCACCGCGCTCGCCGCGGTGACACGCTTCCTCAACCTCGGCTCCCCCACCGACGCGGGCACGCCGATCTTCGACGAGAAGCACTACGCGCCGCAGGCGTGGCAGATGCTGCACAACAACGGCGTGGAGGACAACCCGGGCTACGGGCTGGTCGTGCACCCGCCGGTCGGCAAGCAGATGATCGCGCTGGGGGAGGCCCTGTTCGGCTACAACGGGCTGGGATGGCGCTTCTCCGGCGCCGTCTGCGGGGTGGTCATGGTGCTGCTCGTGGTGCGCATCACCCGCCGGATCAGCCGATCCACGCTCGTCGGCGGGATGGC is a window of Mycolicibacterium chubuense NBB4 DNA encoding:
- a CDS encoding NAD(P)/FAD-dependent oxidoreductase, translated to MTPNHSTVLVIGGGYAGVMAANRLKTRNDLTVKLINPRPEFVERIRLHQLAVADESTSRVALADYGTVLNAGVQLVVDSVERIDAAAHRVTLASGATLDYDYLVYAVGSTGAVPDAVPGAAEFAYPLSEFEQATRLRERLADLAAPAPIVVVGAGLTGIEAASEFAGAGRHVTLVSRVIGPSLSRAGRRSVLRQLAKVGVTLVDGDAATVTAVGPDHVVLADGRRLLSAVTVWTAGFGVPGLAAASGLTTDDMGRLVTDETFTSVDDDRIAAAGDSASPSRVPYRMSCQASLPMGALAADTVLARMAGETAAAVSVPMSAQCISIGRRGGTLQFQRRDDSPTGIHIGGRAGALIKEQVCRFTLKWLSGEAAEPGSYKSLKGPDRSALAATPSAVPVR
- a CDS encoding RNA polymerase sigma-70 factor, yielding MIGSPGDVGVPSARGGHAERFTHLRPLLFTIAYEILGSTTESDDVLQDSYLRWAEVDLTTVADTKAYLAQLVTRQSLNALRAQSRRREEYVGPWLPEPLLTEPDPAADVVLAESVSMAMLVVLETLSPDERAVFVLREVFGFGHDEIAATIGKSPAAVRQMAHRAREHVQSRRKRFEPVDPAVSTEITLRFFTAAATGDLDGLMEMLAPDVVWTADSDGRVSAARRPVAGAEKVARLVLGLVRLGGEGGRVEPAIYNSAPALVLYLGDNLEGVITVEVLDGKITNFYAMRNPEKLATVTVPRRIGR
- a CDS encoding aminodeoxychorismate synthase component I, with the translated sequence MRIDRLGRLGDAPAVLRALAAATSRLGLAPPSALIGEWFGSRAVIAPSVPIRPVDPRQAFDAPVGDRSGAVGGGWFGYLSYPDRAADGRGPRIPEAAGGWSDTVLRCDRDDTWWHESLCGAPVSDWVIEALQRSPDPWEASVRWGQADRAAHRRGVRACLDAIAAGEVYQACVCTQFTGTLHGHPCDYFAGAVARTAPARAAYVAGDWGAVASLSPELFLRRCGESVTSSPIKGTLPAHADPAGLRTSVKDVAENIMIVDLVRNDLGRVARTGSVTVPELLAIRPAPGVWHLVSTVAAAVPVEVPMATVLDATFPPASVTGTPKGRARALLTEWEPVRRGIYCGTVGLASPVAGVELNVAIRTVEFCSDGTAVLGVGGGITADSDPEREWEECLHKAAPIIGYRPQSRARSTAS
- the rsmI gene encoding 16S rRNA (cytidine(1402)-2'-O)-methyltransferase, with amino-acid sequence MTAGRLLIGATPLGQPSDASTRLKRALAEAEVIAAEDTRRVRTLANALEIRPTGKIVSLYDQNEASRVPALLDDIRGGATVLLVSDAGMPLISDPGYRLVTACVEGGLTVQCLPGPSAVTTALAVAGLPSERFCFEGFAPRKHAARAAWLQSLAGELRTCVFFESPRRLADCLRDAVDVLGSERRAVVCRELTKTHEEIVRGTLGELAEWAADGVLGEITVVLAGATPTADPDLLVVEVNRLVESGMRVKDACARVVAANPGAPSRRELYDAVLRARD